In Blastocatellia bacterium, one genomic interval encodes:
- a CDS encoding Uma2 family endonuclease produces MAEMTAPEMPMAEIEWPPTEDELPCDDGIPMETQRHVLQLDLLMDPLLLYWAERQDVFVGGNMFMYFSLEQVRRQDFRGPDFFIVLGVPKRERKSWVVWQEGKGPDVVIELLSESTAARDKGEKKQIYQDRLRVPEYFWYDPFSGEWAGFALREGVYEPIEPDAQDRLISQQVKLALVRWEGTYKDVPARWLRWATLEGELLPTPQELAAQQQQRAEEAEQQAAEARRQAEEARRQAEEAARRAAELEALLRRYRERFGELS; encoded by the coding sequence ATGGCTGAAATGACTGCACCAGAAATGCCGATGGCCGAGATCGAATGGCCTCCGACGGAAGATGAGCTTCCCTGCGACGATGGGATCCCGATGGAGACGCAACGCCACGTGCTGCAACTGGACTTGTTGATGGATCCGCTGCTTCTGTATTGGGCCGAGCGGCAGGACGTTTTCGTGGGGGGCAATATGTTCATGTATTTCAGTTTGGAGCAGGTGCGGCGGCAGGATTTTCGGGGGCCCGACTTTTTCATCGTTTTGGGGGTGCCCAAGAGAGAGCGCAAAAGCTGGGTGGTGTGGCAGGAAGGGAAGGGACCGGATGTGGTGATCGAGCTTCTGTCCGAGAGTACGGCGGCCCGGGACAAAGGGGAGAAGAAGCAGATTTACCAGGATCGTCTGCGGGTGCCGGAGTATTTCTGGTACGATCCGTTCAGTGGCGAGTGGGCGGGGTTTGCCCTGCGAGAAGGGGTCTATGAGCCGATTGAACCGGATGCACAGGATCGGCTGATCAGCCAGCAGGTGAAGCTGGCGCTGGTGCGGTGGGAGGGAACATACAAAGATGTTCCGGCACGATGGCTGCGCTGGGCGACGTTAGAGGGAGAACTGCTGCCCACACCCCAAGAGCTGGCAGCGCAGCAACAACAGCGGGCCGAAGAGGCCGAGCAGCAAGCCGCGGAGGCACGTCGGCAGGCCGAAGAGGCACGTCGGCAGGCCGAAGAAGCGGCGCGGCGTGCTGCCGAACTCGAAGCCCTGCTCCGTCGCTACCGTGAGCGCTTTGGCGAACTCTCCTGA
- a CDS encoding glycoside hydrolase family 57 protein produces MKLLFLWHLHQPMYKDYASGRYWLPWAYLHTTKDYFEMARIVASFPRLRVTFNLVPSLLESITDYAAGRALDSFLELFLKPPERMEGGEKEFLIENFFHLNLQRIHSHARYRELYVKKMEHRPWSDDDVRDLQVLFHLAWMGESMRREDSEIRRMVEKGRGYTEGDKQQLYDKMVWIFRSTIPLFRSLWDDGRIEISTTPYYHPILPLLCDARIARASDPEIKLGDVTFRHPEDAREQTRQALDACEMILGRRPVGVWPAEGAVSDTALAILGECGISWTASDSGVLERSLPPDVPRSGAHFRPYLYRDRERTLTLFFRDHGLSDLIGFVYSHWREEEAVEDFISRLRVIEQTHPQAVVSIILDGENPWEHYRANGYDFLTALYRRIERESWIETLTFSQAMQKVSLRGQLTRIHPGSWIGANFNTWIGDSEKNTAWLYLERARRVLDEAAQHGARDMELARRSLWAAEGSDWFWWFGEPHHSPHDPVFDWLFRTHLRNIYSGVGVDAPSYLEAPVGIHMGALVRTPVAFLRPILDGRDSHYFEWQPAGLLNLQSRGPMAPAQSFLTWLYFGCDEENLFLRVDFREKASKVLADSTLRVEIYSARGGKTLEVGAQTRSEQAAVKDIVELKIGLAEVGLAFGESFDLVLILRRDGELERYPPGGVVKLTMPERDFESENWCV; encoded by the coding sequence ATGAAGCTCCTTTTCCTCTGGCACCTCCACCAACCGATGTACAAGGATTATGCCTCTGGGCGATATTGGCTTCCCTGGGCGTACCTGCACACGACGAAGGACTATTTTGAGATGGCGCGAATTGTCGCATCCTTTCCCCGGTTGAGGGTGACGTTCAACCTTGTTCCCAGTCTGCTTGAAAGTATTACCGATTATGCCGCGGGGCGAGCGCTCGACTCCTTCCTGGAGCTTTTTTTGAAGCCGCCGGAGAGGATGGAGGGGGGAGAGAAGGAATTTCTCATCGAGAACTTTTTTCATCTCAATCTCCAGCGCATTCACTCGCACGCACGATATCGTGAGCTGTATGTGAAGAAGATGGAACATCGGCCGTGGAGCGATGACGATGTGCGCGATCTTCAGGTGCTCTTTCATCTCGCCTGGATGGGCGAGAGCATGCGGCGAGAGGATTCGGAGATTCGGCGGATGGTCGAGAAAGGCCGAGGCTATACCGAAGGGGATAAACAGCAGCTCTACGACAAAATGGTGTGGATCTTCCGCTCGACGATTCCCCTCTTCCGGTCTCTCTGGGATGATGGACGCATCGAGATTTCCACCACGCCGTACTATCATCCGATCCTGCCTTTGTTATGCGATGCCCGCATTGCCCGCGCCTCCGATCCGGAGATTAAGCTCGGTGACGTAACGTTCCGTCATCCCGAAGATGCCCGAGAGCAGACTCGTCAAGCCCTGGATGCGTGCGAGATGATTCTGGGGCGACGGCCCGTGGGCGTTTGGCCAGCCGAAGGAGCGGTGAGCGATACGGCGCTGGCGATCCTCGGTGAGTGTGGCATTTCCTGGACCGCCAGCGACAGTGGCGTGCTGGAGCGCAGCTTGCCTCCGGATGTCCCCCGATCCGGGGCCCATTTCCGGCCCTATCTTTACCGGGATCGGGAGCGAACCCTGACGCTGTTTTTCCGCGATCACGGTCTGTCTGATCTCATCGGCTTTGTCTACTCTCATTGGCGGGAGGAAGAAGCAGTTGAGGATTTCATCAGCCGATTGCGGGTCATTGAGCAAACACATCCTCAGGCGGTGGTCTCCATCATCCTCGACGGGGAAAATCCCTGGGAGCACTATCGGGCTAACGGCTATGATTTTCTCACGGCGCTCTATCGGCGCATCGAACGAGAGTCGTGGATCGAGACGCTCACCTTCAGTCAAGCCATGCAGAAAGTCTCCCTGCGAGGACAGCTCACCCGTATTCATCCGGGATCCTGGATCGGAGCGAACTTCAACACCTGGATCGGCGATTCGGAGAAAAATACCGCCTGGCTCTACCTGGAACGCGCCCGCCGCGTGCTGGACGAAGCGGCTCAGCATGGGGCCAGGGATATGGAGCTGGCGCGGCGGTCGCTGTGGGCGGCGGAGGGCAGCGACTGGTTCTGGTGGTTCGGCGAGCCCCATCACAGTCCTCACGACCCGGTTTTCGACTGGCTCTTCCGCACTCATCTCCGCAACATCTACAGTGGAGTCGGCGTGGATGCTCCATCCTATCTGGAAGCTCCGGTGGGCATCCACATGGGAGCCCTGGTGCGCACGCCGGTAGCTTTCCTGCGGCCAATCCTTGACGGACGCGACTCCCATTACTTCGAGTGGCAGCCGGCGGGACTGCTCAATCTTCAATCCCGCGGTCCGATGGCCCCCGCGCAGTCGTTCCTGACCTGGCTCTACTTCGGATGTGATGAGGAGAATCTTTTCCTCAGGGTTGATTTTCGGGAGAAAGCCAGTAAAGTTTTGGCCGATTCGACGCTGAGAGTGGAAATTTATTCGGCGCGGGGAGGGAAGACGCTGGAGGTTGGCGCACAGACACGATCGGAACAAGCGGCAGTGAAGGACATCGTGGAGCTGAAGATCGGTCTGGCCGAGGTCGGTCTCGCCTTCGGCGAGAGTTTCGATCTCGTGCTGATCCTGCGCCGCGATGGGGAACTGGAACGCTACCCCCCTGGCGGAGTGGTGAAACTCACTATGCCCGAGCGAGATTTCGAGAGTGAGAATTGGTGTGTGTGA
- the galT gene encoding galactose-1-phosphate uridylyltransferase, with product MRELRFDPLRDRWVIIVPDRARRPSDYLIETGAGESGDTHAAACPFCEGNEAKTPSEIQAIRPAGTPPNTPGWRVRVVPNKFPALRIEDQAVRYGVGIFDVVSGAGAHEVIIETPDHTKSLADLPVEWITDVLWCYRERIRDLYRDSRLRYILVFKNHKREAGASLVHTHSQLIATPMVPPTVKQELKICREHFVTKERCFICDLIRQERSQGERIVYQSDDFLVWAPFASSFPFETWVLPVHHGHDFSRLSDEELRALAPVVKVSLLSLKNLLNDPPYNFVLHTSPPPFKRPGHADYWSSIEFDYHWHIEIVPRLTRIAGFEWGAGLFINPTPPEAAADYLRREISENMKTNNF from the coding sequence ATGCGTGAACTGCGATTCGATCCGCTACGAGACCGATGGGTCATCATTGTGCCGGACCGGGCGCGACGACCGAGCGACTATCTGATCGAAACGGGAGCCGGAGAATCCGGCGATACGCACGCGGCGGCCTGTCCCTTCTGCGAGGGGAACGAGGCCAAGACGCCCTCGGAGATTCAAGCCATCCGACCGGCGGGCACGCCACCGAACACGCCGGGCTGGCGCGTCCGCGTCGTCCCCAATAAGTTTCCCGCTCTGCGCATCGAGGATCAGGCAGTGCGCTATGGCGTCGGCATCTTCGATGTCGTCAGTGGAGCGGGCGCCCATGAAGTGATCATCGAGACCCCCGATCACACCAAGAGCTTGGCCGATCTCCCCGTCGAGTGGATCACCGACGTGCTCTGGTGTTATCGAGAGCGGATCCGCGACCTTTATCGTGATTCCCGGCTGCGCTATATCCTCGTCTTCAAAAACCATAAGCGGGAAGCCGGTGCTTCCCTCGTTCACACTCACTCGCAGCTCATCGCCACGCCAATGGTGCCGCCCACCGTCAAGCAAGAGCTGAAAATCTGCCGGGAACATTTCGTCACCAAGGAACGATGCTTCATCTGTGATCTCATTCGTCAGGAGCGAAGTCAGGGCGAACGCATCGTCTATCAGAGCGACGACTTCCTCGTCTGGGCACCGTTTGCTTCGTCGTTCCCCTTCGAGACGTGGGTCCTGCCCGTGCACCACGGGCATGATTTCTCCCGCTTGAGCGATGAGGAACTTCGGGCGCTCGCCCCGGTCGTGAAAGTCAGCCTGCTCTCGCTCAAGAATCTCTTGAATGATCCCCCCTACAATTTCGTCCTCCACACGAGCCCGCCTCCCTTCAAGCGACCGGGACATGCCGATTACTGGAGTTCCATCGAGTTTGATTATCACTGGCACATCGAGATTGTTCCCCGTCTGACCCGCATCGCCGGATTTGAGTGGGGAGCGGGGCTTTTCATCAATCCCACCCCGCCCGAAGCCGCCGCCGACTATCTCCGGCGAGAAATCAGCGAGAACATGAAGACAAATAACTTCTGA
- a CDS encoding proprotein convertase P-domain-containing protein, which translates to MRRQPQVHRVTAKGMMIVLLTLSVGVPLQARALPQLVIQATSIDDRSGGNGDRIIDPGETIALTITVKNNGTTSATRISGVLSVFTPGVSVITSVASYPDIPAGTSAANTSPFVFSVNPAVPRGTTISFRLFLVSNEGTFQESFTLRILQLITTTFTSGDVPKVIPDASLVGSNLVIPSNVTIFDLDVELTITHTADADLAVFLVSPANTVVRLFGGVGGFGNNFTNTILDDEATVPIAAGSAPFTGRFQPEQSLSAFDGESSFGVWTLIIRDSRSGNTGALISWRLVLTSEAPPTRKTLFASTDVPKDILEFQSSPPAFNPTITSRLVVSEALPIADLDVRVTINHPNVSELQMTLVAPDGTRVPLVTGVGGGAHFTDTIFDDEAATVITGGSAPYTGRFKPQGSLATFDSLANAAGTWTLEVRDTSFPPNNVIPGRLLSWDITITTTSPGTSRTPYESTNVPLHINEAVGPSPVTTSTLTISDSFTITDLDVQLTIDHNRVSDLEVALVGPDGTRVVLLSGAGSGVNYTDTILDDSAAQPIGSGSAPHTGRFRPQSPLSVFNGKDSLGTWRLEVRDRQFNLVEGDLIFWQIILTHT; encoded by the coding sequence ATGAGACGACAACCGCAGGTGCATCGTGTGACAGCGAAGGGGATGATGATCGTGCTGTTGACTCTCTCCGTTGGTGTTCCGCTTCAGGCGCGGGCTCTTCCCCAGCTTGTCATTCAAGCCACATCAATTGACGACAGAAGCGGCGGCAATGGGGATCGCATCATTGATCCCGGCGAGACCATTGCCCTCACCATCACGGTGAAAAATAACGGAACGACGAGCGCGACGCGCATCTCCGGCGTGCTCTCGGTGTTCACGCCGGGCGTGTCGGTCATCACCAGCGTGGCCAGTTATCCCGATATTCCCGCCGGGACGTCGGCGGCCAACACCTCGCCGTTTGTCTTCAGCGTGAACCCGGCGGTGCCCCGGGGAACAACGATCAGCTTTCGCTTGTTCCTGGTCAGTAACGAGGGGACGTTTCAGGAATCGTTCACGCTTCGCATTCTTCAACTGATTACCACGACGTTCACGAGCGGGGACGTCCCCAAAGTCATCCCCGACGCGAGCCTCGTCGGATCCAACCTGGTGATCCCTTCCAATGTGACGATCTTCGACCTCGATGTTGAGCTGACCATCACCCACACGGCGGATGCTGACCTGGCGGTCTTTCTCGTTTCTCCCGCGAACACAGTCGTGCGACTTTTTGGCGGCGTCGGTGGCTTCGGGAATAACTTCACCAACACGATTCTCGACGACGAAGCAACGGTCCCGATCGCGGCGGGATCGGCCCCCTTCACCGGGCGGTTTCAGCCCGAACAGTCGCTATCGGCCTTCGACGGGGAAAGCTCCTTCGGTGTCTGGACGCTCATCATCCGCGATAGTCGGTCGGGCAACACCGGAGCGCTCATCTCCTGGCGACTCGTCCTGACGAGCGAAGCACCGCCTACGCGCAAGACGCTGTTTGCGAGCACCGATGTCCCTAAAGACATCCTTGAATTTCAATCTTCGCCTCCGGCCTTTAATCCGACGATCACATCGCGGCTGGTCGTTTCGGAAGCGCTTCCCATCGCCGATCTCGATGTTCGCGTCACCATCAATCACCCCAATGTGTCCGAACTTCAGATGACTCTCGTTGCCCCGGACGGTACGCGGGTGCCGCTGGTGACTGGCGTTGGGGGAGGGGCTCACTTCACCGACACGATCTTCGACGATGAAGCTGCCACAGTCATCACCGGAGGATCGGCTCCGTACACGGGGCGATTCAAGCCTCAAGGAAGCCTGGCGACGTTCGATAGCCTGGCCAATGCGGCTGGTACCTGGACGCTGGAAGTGAGGGACACATCGTTTCCACCCAATAACGTCATTCCCGGTCGGCTCCTGTCCTGGGACATAACCATTACGACGACCTCGCCCGGCACGTCGCGCACACCGTATGAGAGCACCAACGTTCCGCTTCATATCAACGAGGCCGTCGGGCCTTCCCCGGTCACCACATCCACGCTGACGATCAGCGACAGCTTCACCATCACCGATCTCGATGTGCAACTGACGATTGATCACAACCGCGTATCCGATCTGGAAGTGGCGCTCGTCGGGCCGGACGGCACACGCGTCGTGCTCCTGTCCGGTGCTGGCTCCGGCGTGAACTATACCGATACGATTCTCGACGATAGCGCGGCCCAGCCCATCGGTTCGGGATCGGCTCCCCACACAGGACGATTCCGTCCCCAATCCCCGCTGTCGGTCTTCAACGGGAAGGATTCGCTGGGGACCTGGCGATTGGAGGTACGGGATCGGCAGTTCAACCTGGTGGAGGGCGATCTGATCTTCTGGCAGATCATCCTCACCCACACCTGA
- a CDS encoding VanZ family protein, with product MTRWVPPIIWGVMILGFSGDMLGMPHTSRFIVPLLQWMFPEASPETILRLHGLVRKLGHLVEYGIFAALWFRAFRWGASHAWDWRWVTRPLAIVVPWAIVDEYRQTWTATRSGTYSDVVLDAVGAAMALGFLTLFVRRRFSRSTGVRPSPASAGKTVDGNH from the coding sequence ATGACGCGGTGGGTGCCCCCGATAATCTGGGGGGTGATGATCCTGGGATTTTCCGGCGACATGCTGGGGATGCCGCACACCTCGCGTTTCATCGTGCCGCTTTTGCAGTGGATGTTTCCCGAAGCATCGCCCGAGACGATCCTCCGGCTTCACGGTCTGGTGCGAAAGTTGGGCCATCTTGTTGAGTACGGTATTTTCGCCGCTCTTTGGTTTCGCGCCTTCCGGTGGGGAGCCTCCCACGCGTGGGACTGGCGGTGGGTGACTCGCCCGCTCGCTATCGTTGTGCCCTGGGCCATAGTGGACGAATACCGGCAAACGTGGACGGCAACGCGCAGCGGCACCTACAGCGACGTCGTTCTTGACGCAGTGGGCGCAGCGATGGCGCTGGGCTTCCTCACTCTCTTTGTCCGACGCCGATTCAGCCGGAGCACCGGCGTTCGGCCATCACCCGCGTCTGCGGGTAAGACCGTGGACGGCAACCATTGA
- a CDS encoding deoxyribonuclease IV, with translation MIRLGVHASISGHLANAIDEAARLGCTTVQIFSGNPRGWAADALSKDEVRAFLVARERGGITPLVIHCGYLINLASPNPLIRQRSVMAFRRELERAIELRADYLVVHPGSAKDQPAERGIHHCRDAIRRAVRGLRLTRLTILIENTAGQGGQIGRTLEQLADLLEGLDDLPVGLCLDTAHAYAAGYDLSTEAGVGEFLSRVDSAVGMDRIAVIHANDTCIPLGGRRDRHWHIGQGQIGLTGFRVLVNHPILGHCPFILETPKKTPDDDPANLAQLKKLVASIR, from the coding sequence ATGATTCGCCTGGGAGTACATGCATCCATTTCGGGCCATCTGGCCAACGCCATTGACGAGGCTGCCCGATTGGGCTGCACGACAGTGCAAATCTTCTCGGGCAACCCGCGGGGGTGGGCAGCCGATGCATTGAGCAAGGACGAAGTCCGCGCTTTTCTCGTTGCCCGAGAGCGAGGGGGAATCACGCCGCTTGTGATCCATTGCGGTTATCTCATCAACCTGGCGTCGCCCAATCCCCTCATTCGTCAAAGATCGGTCATGGCGTTTCGCCGGGAGCTAGAGCGCGCCATCGAGTTGCGGGCCGACTACCTCGTCGTCCATCCGGGAAGCGCCAAAGATCAACCCGCCGAGAGGGGCATTCACCATTGTCGTGACGCAATTCGGCGAGCCGTTCGAGGATTGCGCCTCACCCGCCTGACCATCCTCATCGAAAACACCGCCGGTCAAGGCGGACAGATCGGGCGGACGCTTGAGCAACTGGCCGACCTTCTGGAGGGGCTCGATGATCTGCCGGTGGGCCTTTGCCTCGATACGGCTCATGCCTATGCTGCCGGATACGACCTTTCGACGGAAGCCGGAGTCGGGGAGTTCCTGTCGCGTGTTGACTCGGCGGTCGGCATGGACCGCATTGCCGTCATTCATGCCAATGACACCTGCATTCCACTCGGCGGTCGGCGCGATCGCCACTGGCACATCGGCCAGGGTCAGATCGGCCTCACGGGCTTCCGGGTGCTCGTCAATCACCCGATACTCGGCCATTGTCCCTTCATTCTCGAAACGCCGAAGAAGACCCCCGACGACGATCCCGCCAATCTCGCCCAACTGAAAAAACTGGTTGCCTCGATTCGGTAA
- a CDS encoding TolC family protein, giving the protein MRHKTNMQRRYVAAIFGASLLFSTVSTISAQNQQPPPTPTPASSPQKTEFGRIKPLTVPRVGVNPDQLMYLSLHDAILKALENNNQIQIERTTVLGNEMSLKAATGAYDITVGADLNAQTATRPTTSSFTTGAGTPSFTNRSLTYNFSAQQLLRTGGTWQFQIQNLRQTTDQVFVQRFLGIETRDSAVAFNPSFTSSISFNLRQPLFRNFRIDQTRRQIQISQRALDLSDSAFRQRVIEIITQVQNAYWDLVFAIRNVEIAQESLLLAKTNLENNRKQVQAGTLAPIELAQSEAEVQRRTQELTQAIGNVTVAENTLKNLILGDPNSSEWTANIVPTENIEFLPPAIDLESALKLALANRPELEQLRFRKEQNRIDLKYFANQKLPQIDLVASYSSAGLAGTPTKITTIKVDEEGNPVRDEEGNLVLEQRPRDVPPQFIGGAGKALRTAFSNDFRTYSFGLSFSFPIRNRVAEGQYGAALAQSRSLDFQERQLIQSISVEVRNALQQVEVARQNIEAARAERISRERQLEGEQKKFEAGLSTTFFVLQFQNFLSQARALELQALVNYNKAIANLQRVISTTLDVHNIQVSSRGK; this is encoded by the coding sequence ATGAGACATAAGACAAATATGCAACGACGATATGTCGCCGCGATCTTCGGAGCGTCGCTTTTATTCTCCACCGTGAGCACCATCAGCGCTCAGAATCAGCAACCTCCCCCGACGCCGACTCCCGCTTCATCGCCGCAAAAGACCGAGTTCGGGCGGATCAAACCGTTGACTGTGCCCCGCGTCGGGGTCAATCCCGATCAATTGATGTATCTGTCACTGCACGACGCGATCCTCAAGGCGCTGGAGAACAACAATCAAATCCAGATCGAACGGACGACGGTTTTGGGCAATGAGATGAGCCTCAAAGCGGCCACCGGGGCTTACGACATCACCGTGGGAGCCGACCTCAATGCCCAGACGGCCACGCGCCCGACGACCAGCTCCTTCACCACCGGTGCGGGCACGCCGTCGTTCACCAATCGGTCGCTCACCTATAACTTCAGCGCCCAGCAGTTGTTGCGGACCGGGGGCACCTGGCAATTTCAAATTCAGAATCTGCGCCAGACGACCGATCAAGTTTTCGTCCAGCGATTCCTCGGCATTGAAACCCGCGATTCGGCGGTGGCGTTCAATCCGTCGTTCACCTCCTCGATCAGCTTCAACCTGCGGCAGCCGCTCTTTCGCAATTTCCGCATTGATCAAACGCGGCGGCAGATTCAAATCTCCCAGCGGGCGCTGGACCTTTCCGACAGTGCGTTTCGCCAGCGGGTGATCGAGATCATCACCCAGGTGCAAAACGCCTACTGGGATCTGGTCTTCGCCATTCGCAATGTCGAGATCGCTCAGGAGTCGCTGCTGCTGGCCAAGACCAACCTGGAGAACAACCGCAAGCAAGTGCAGGCCGGAACCCTGGCTCCCATCGAACTGGCTCAATCGGAAGCCGAAGTTCAGCGTCGGACGCAAGAACTGACGCAGGCCATCGGCAATGTCACCGTCGCCGAGAATACGCTGAAGAATCTCATCCTGGGTGATCCGAATTCCTCAGAATGGACGGCCAATATCGTTCCCACCGAAAACATCGAGTTTCTTCCCCCGGCGATTGACCTGGAGAGCGCGTTGAAGCTGGCGCTGGCCAATCGTCCGGAACTCGAACAGCTCCGCTTCCGCAAGGAGCAGAATCGGATTGATCTGAAATATTTCGCCAACCAGAAACTGCCGCAGATTGATCTGGTGGCCAGCTACAGCAGTGCAGGTCTGGCGGGAACGCCCACGAAAATCACCACCATTAAAGTTGACGAGGAAGGCAATCCCGTCCGCGACGAAGAAGGGAACCTCGTCCTCGAACAACGACCGCGCGATGTGCCGCCGCAATTCATCGGAGGCGCGGGCAAGGCGCTCCGCACCGCCTTCTCCAACGATTTCCGCACCTACAGCTTCGGTCTCTCGTTTAGCTTCCCCATTCGCAATCGCGTGGCCGAGGGGCAATACGGGGCGGCCCTGGCGCAGAGTCGCAGCCTCGATTTCCAGGAGCGGCAATTGATCCAGTCCATCAGCGTGGAAGTCCGAAATGCTCTTCAGCAGGTGGAAGTTGCCCGTCAGAACATCGAAGCCGCTCGCGCCGAACGCATTTCCCGCGAACGTCAACTGGAAGGCGAGCAGAAGAAATTCGAGGCCGGCCTCTCGACGACCTTCTTCGTCCTGCAATTTCAAAATTTCCTTTCCCAGGCACGGGCCCTGGAACTCCAGGCCCTGGTCAACTACAACAAGGCGATTGCCAATCTCCAGCGCGTCATCTCCACCACCCTCGATGTGCACAATATCCAGGTGTCATCGCGGGGGAAGTAG